One window from the genome of Lentibacillus daqui encodes:
- a CDS encoding maltose acetyltransferase domain-containing protein, with product MKEQMQCLEVLYDFNHTRPSEAEKRNEILKKLLAEVSVNVYIEPPLHANWGRHTHVGNDV from the coding sequence ATGAAGGAACAGATGCAATGTCTGGAGGTATTATATGACTTTAACCATACAAGACCCTCTGAGGCAGAAAAGAGAAATGAAATTTTAAAGAAATTGTTGGCCGAAGTAAGTGTCAATGTTTATATTGAGCCACCGTTGCATGCAAATTGGGGAAGACATACACATGTAGGAAATGATGTATAA
- a CDS encoding ROK family protein, producing MERILAIDLGGTNIKIALVDQTGHIWDKNKQSTPENLLAFLKVIQKETQMYADVITGISISSPGAVTGFGTIHGSSAVPYIHGINLKKRIEQATGLPVQIENDANCAALAEVWRGSARDKKDVAVIVLGTGVGGAIVKDGSIHKGANLHGGEFGYMILNPNNLGSKVNTFSEVASTSSIIRRVARRKHIDEKSLSGEKVFQLAEKGDEICKQAIQEFYRMLAIGVYNIQYTFDPSLILLGGGISNRDDILTGLNRELSAIVNDIAQATIMPMVQRCHFFADANLIGAVYHFLQKTDKHL from the coding sequence ATGGAGAGGATTCTTGCAATTGATTTAGGCGGGACCAATATCAAAATTGCTCTAGTTGATCAAACAGGTCATATATGGGACAAAAATAAACAATCAACACCGGAAAATTTATTAGCCTTTTTGAAAGTCATCCAAAAAGAGACACAAATGTATGCAGATGTTATTACTGGAATCTCCATTAGTTCACCTGGGGCAGTTACGGGATTTGGAACCATACACGGTTCAAGTGCTGTCCCATATATACATGGCATAAATTTAAAAAAACGGATAGAACAGGCGACAGGGCTACCAGTACAAATCGAGAATGATGCAAATTGTGCTGCACTTGCAGAGGTGTGGCGGGGCTCAGCGAGGGATAAAAAAGATGTTGCTGTAATAGTGCTTGGAACCGGGGTTGGCGGTGCGATTGTGAAGGACGGTTCTATTCATAAGGGGGCTAACCTGCATGGCGGTGAGTTTGGTTATATGATTCTAAATCCTAACAATTTGGGTAGCAAAGTGAATACATTTAGTGAGGTAGCATCGACATCTTCTATCATTCGACGAGTAGCCCGGCGCAAACATATCGATGAAAAATCGTTAAGTGGGGAAAAGGTATTTCAGCTGGCGGAAAAAGGAGACGAGATATGTAAACAAGCCATACAGGAATTTTACCGTATGTTAGCTATAGGTGTATACAATATACAATATACCTTTGATCCTTCGTTAATTTTGCTTGGCGGTGGGATAAGTAATAGAGATGATATTTTGACTGGGCTAAATCGGGAATTGTCTGCGATTGTCAATGATATAGCGCAAGCCACGATAATGCCAATGGTGCAACGATGTCATTTTTTTGCGGATGCTAATTTGATCGGAGCAGTGTATCATTTTCTGCAAAAGACAGACAAGCATTTGTAA
- a CDS encoding glycoside hydrolase family 1 protein, whose amino-acid sequence MTGKLKPGFLWGNSVSSMQTEGAWNEGGKGLSVYDVIKATDHTSDWKVATDTYHRYKVDIGLMKEMGFNCYRFSISWSRVFPSGDGKINEEGVRFYERMIDELLENGIEPMICLYHFDMPLNLAEKYNGFASRYVVDAFAAYGKAMIDRFKDKVTYWITFNEQNIFGSRVSIGGCTLPETEMLLYQINHHVFMAHAKVTNYLHEVAPNCQIGGMIAYRLNYPATTKPEDVLATKQVDDAHNQFYLDVFTNGKYPSFILTYFNNHNCMPEMLETDDEELLRAKSDFLAFSYYASSMISAETLTEDTPLYQYDIAGKVDNPHLDATEWGWQIDPTGFRLILRDMYNRYQLPVFPIENGIGVKETLNVEGTVDDDYRIKYHRDHIIEMKKAILDDGVDCMGYLGWGLIDILSSQGEMKKRYGMVYVNRGEHDLRDLKRIPKKSFYWMKRVTESNGEVLD is encoded by the coding sequence TTGACAGGAAAATTAAAACCGGGTTTCTTATGGGGAAATTCAGTATCATCAATGCAAACGGAAGGTGCTTGGAATGAAGGTGGTAAAGGACTATCGGTTTATGATGTGATAAAAGCAACGGATCATACATCTGACTGGAAAGTAGCAACCGATACATACCACCGATATAAAGTAGATATCGGGCTGATGAAAGAAATGGGGTTCAATTGTTACCGTTTTTCGATCTCCTGGTCGCGTGTGTTTCCAAGCGGAGACGGGAAAATAAATGAAGAGGGTGTTCGTTTCTATGAGCGGATGATTGATGAGTTACTGGAAAATGGAATAGAACCCATGATTTGTCTTTACCATTTTGATATGCCTCTGAACTTAGCGGAAAAATACAATGGCTTTGCTTCCCGATATGTGGTGGACGCGTTTGCCGCGTATGGAAAGGCGATGATCGATCGGTTTAAAGATAAAGTAACGTATTGGATTACGTTTAACGAACAAAATATCTTTGGCTCAAGGGTTAGTATTGGCGGTTGTACATTACCCGAAACCGAAATGTTACTTTATCAAATCAATCACCATGTATTTATGGCACATGCAAAAGTTACGAATTATTTACATGAAGTTGCACCAAATTGTCAAATTGGTGGAATGATTGCTTATCGGCTTAACTATCCTGCTACCACCAAGCCGGAAGATGTGCTGGCTACGAAACAAGTGGATGATGCGCACAATCAGTTTTATTTGGATGTGTTTACAAACGGGAAGTATCCATCGTTCATTCTAACTTATTTTAACAATCATAACTGTATGCCAGAGATGCTTGAAACGGATGATGAAGAATTGTTGCGTGCGAAAAGTGATTTTTTGGCATTTAGTTATTATGCAAGCAGTATGATTAGCGCGGAAACATTAACAGAAGATACACCTTTGTATCAATATGATATAGCAGGGAAAGTGGATAATCCGCATCTGGATGCAACCGAATGGGGATGGCAAATTGATCCAACTGGTTTTCGACTTATTTTGCGTGATATGTATAATCGATACCAACTACCTGTTTTTCCAATTGAGAATGGAATTGGTGTCAAAGAAACGCTAAATGTGGAGGGCACCGTTGATGATGATTATCGGATTAAATATCATCGGGATCATATAATTGAAATGAAAAAAGCAATCCTGGATGATGGCGTTGATTGTATGGGTTATCTCGGTTGGGGATTGATTGATATTTTAAGTTCCCAAGGGGAAATGAAAAAGCGTTACGGTATGGTTTATGTCAACCGGGGGGAACATGATTTGCGTGATTTAAAACGAATACCCAAAAAAAGTTTTTACTGGATGAAGCGTGTAACGGAAAGTAATGGGGAAGTGTTAGATTAA
- a CDS encoding glycoside hydrolase family 1 protein gives MKKYIFPEGFLWGAAASATQIEGASRQGGKSKNIWDYWYETEPERFFQRVGPNVTSDFYHQHQQDIKRMKDIHMNSFRTSISWSRLLPDGIHVNQRAADFYHQVIDELLNQGIKPIINLFHFDMPWHFQEKGGWESREVVDAFSYYAETAFRLFGEKVQRWTTFNEPIVPVEMGYLNHYHLPCVVDMKRAVVVAYHTMLASANVVKTYHAVEQHGEIGIILNLTPSYPRSEDPDDVKAAQIADLFFNRSFLDPSVLGEYPQELIELLDKYNLLPLVQEGDAELIREHTVDYLGVNYYQPRRVKKKETLIANDGNILPENFFDPYIWPDRRMNPYRGWEIYEKGLYDIANNIKENYRNIPWYVAENGMGVADEERFMDGTGMIQDDYRIEFYQEHLKWLHQGIEEGSNCFGYHVWTFMDNWSWLNAYKNRYGFYRVDIQNQQRTLKKSGYWFKQVAKDNGF, from the coding sequence ATGAAAAAATATATCTTTCCAGAAGGATTTTTGTGGGGGGCAGCTGCGTCGGCTACACAAATTGAAGGAGCCTCCAGACAGGGTGGAAAGAGTAAAAATATTTGGGATTATTGGTATGAAACGGAACCGGAAAGATTTTTTCAGCGGGTAGGGCCAAATGTTACCTCGGATTTCTATCATCAACACCAGCAAGATATAAAACGAATGAAAGACATTCATATGAATTCATTCCGTACATCCATTTCCTGGTCACGTTTACTCCCCGATGGCATACATGTGAATCAAAGAGCGGCTGATTTTTATCATCAAGTAATCGATGAATTACTAAATCAGGGGATAAAGCCGATTATTAACTTGTTTCATTTTGACATGCCTTGGCATTTTCAAGAAAAAGGTGGCTGGGAAAGTCGTGAGGTTGTCGATGCGTTTTCCTATTACGCAGAAACAGCATTTCGGTTATTTGGTGAAAAGGTACAGCGCTGGACAACGTTTAACGAACCAATTGTCCCGGTAGAAATGGGTTACTTAAATCACTATCACTTACCGTGTGTAGTGGATATGAAGCGGGCTGTTGTTGTTGCCTACCATACCATGTTGGCAAGTGCCAATGTGGTAAAAACATATCATGCGGTTGAACAGCATGGCGAAATTGGTATCATTTTAAATTTGACACCTTCCTATCCAAGGAGTGAGGACCCGGACGATGTAAAAGCTGCTCAGATTGCCGATCTATTTTTTAATCGAAGCTTTTTAGATCCGTCTGTTTTAGGAGAATATCCGCAAGAATTGATTGAACTATTGGATAAATATAACCTGCTTCCATTAGTTCAAGAAGGAGATGCAGAGCTGATTCGTGAACATACCGTAGATTATTTGGGTGTGAATTATTATCAGCCAAGACGCGTTAAGAAAAAAGAAACTCTGATTGCCAATGACGGTAACATCTTGCCGGAGAACTTTTTTGATCCATACATATGGCCGGATCGTCGGATGAATCCTTACCGTGGTTGGGAAATATATGAAAAAGGATTATATGATATTGCCAACAACATTAAAGAAAACTACAGAAATATCCCGTGGTATGTAGCGGAAAATGGAATGGGAGTTGCAGACGAAGAACGGTTTATGGATGGGACGGGTATGATTCAGGATGATTATCGCATTGAATTTTACCAAGAACATCTGAAATGGCTGCATCAAGGAATAGAAGAAGGATCAAATTGTTTCGGGTATCATGTGTGGACTTTTATGGATAACTGGTCCTGGTTAAATGCTTATAAGAATCGATACGGTTTTTATCGGGTGGATATCCAAAATCAACAAAGAACGCTGAAAAAGAGCGGATACTGGTTTAAACAGGTTGCAAAGGATAATGGTTTTTAA